In a single window of the Globicephala melas chromosome 10, mGloMel1.2, whole genome shotgun sequence genome:
- the KRT79 gene encoding LOW QUALITY PROTEIN: keratin, type II cytoskeletal 79 (The sequence of the model RefSeq protein was modified relative to this genomic sequence to represent the inferred CDS: inserted 2 bases in 1 codon) → MRSSASQQTYSTKGAFSSNSASGGSGSRAPSSISWVTVSRSGGSGGRAHCGPSTGDFRSWSLYNLGASKSILVSVAGGASSGQALGGFGLGGGAYMGPGAGRQTFGPACPPGGIQQVTVNQSLLTCLNVEIDPETQRVRTQGREQIKTLNKFASFIDKVRFLEQQNKVLENKWAMLQEQGQKLGIIWNNLEPLFEYFINNLWGKLDNLQSEQGRLDSXLKNVQDLAEDFKSKYEDESNKHTAAENEFVMLKKDVGAAYMGQMDLHGMIDILIEEMEFLRHLYEEELSQVQTHMSDTSVILSMDNNSNLDLDSIIAEVKVQYEKIAQKSRAEAEAWYQTKYKELQVTAGKHGDNLRDTTNEIA, encoded by the exons ATGAGGTCCTCCGCGTCTCAGCAGACGTACTCCACCAAAGGGGCCTTCAGCTCTAACTCTGCCAGCGGAGGCAGCGGCTCCCGGGCCCCCAGCAGCATCAGCTGGGTGACCGTGTCCCGGAGTGGTGGCAGCGGGGGGAGGGCCCACTGTGGCCCCAGCACGGGCGACTTTCGCAGCTGGAGCCTCTATAACTTGGGGGCCAGCAAGAGTATCTTGGTGAGCGTGGCTGGAGGGGCCTCATCTGGACAGGCCCTGGGAGGCTTCGGCCTTGGTGGTGGGGCCTACATGGGCCCGGGGGCTGGCAGGCAGACGTTCGGGCCTGCCTGTCCTCCTGGAGGCATCCAGCAGGTCACTGTCAACCAGAGCCTGCTGACCTGCCTCAATGTGGAGATCGACCCAGAGACCCAGCGGGTGCGCACCCAGGGGCGGGAGCAGATCAAGACCCTGAACAAGTTTGCCTCCTTCATCGACAAG GTGCGGTTCCTGGAGCAGCAGAACAAGGTGCTGGAGAACAAGTGGGCGATGCTACAGGAGCAGGGCCAGAAATTGGGCATCATCTGGAACAATCTGGAGCCCCTCTTTGAGTACTTCATCAACAACCTATGGGGGAAGCTGGACAACCTCCAGAGCGAGCAGGGGAGGCTGGACTC GCTGAAGAACGTGCAGGATCTCGCTGAGGACTTCAAGAGCAA GTATGAGGATGAAAGCAACAAGCACACTGCCGCAGAGAACGAGTTTGTGATGCTCAAGAAG GATGTGGGTGCTGCATACATGGGCCAAATGGATCTGCATGGCATGATAGACATCCTGATAGAGGAGATGGAGTTCTTGAGGCATCTTTATGAAGAA gAGCTGAGTCAAGTGCAGACTCACATGTCTGACACCAGTGTCATCCTCTCCATGGACAACAATAGCAACCTTGACCTGGACAGCATCATCGCCGAGGTTAAGGTCCAGTATGAGAAGATTGCCCAGAAGAGCAGGGCTGAGGCCGAGGCCTGGTACCAGACCAAG TACAAGGAGCTGCAGGTGACAGCTGGGAAGCATGGGGACAACCTGAGGGACACCACGAATGAGATCGCATAG